In one window of Microbacterium natoriense DNA:
- a CDS encoding AAA family ATPase, which yields MLSSADLLPFRPDRVLIAGVTGSGKTTLARRVEDRWGLRHIEIDGLFHGPDWTPRPSFLDDVRTFAGEDRWVTEWQYTSKGTDDILAPRAQVVLWLDYPYRVVRTRLIRRTASRQLLRTRLWNGNTERGLLSMFRRDPEENILLWQTRTLRKWSERMPVVEERFPHLTIVRLRNPRETERWLRAQA from the coding sequence ATGCTCTCTTCCGCCGATCTCCTGCCGTTCCGACCCGACAGAGTGCTGATCGCCGGCGTCACCGGTTCGGGCAAGACGACGCTCGCTCGGCGGGTCGAGGACAGATGGGGACTCCGCCACATCGAAATCGACGGACTCTTCCACGGTCCGGACTGGACCCCTCGTCCGAGTTTCCTCGACGACGTGCGCACGTTCGCCGGAGAGGATCGCTGGGTCACCGAGTGGCAGTACACGAGCAAGGGGACGGATGACATCCTCGCCCCGCGCGCGCAGGTGGTGCTGTGGCTCGATTATCCGTATCGGGTCGTGCGCACGCGCCTCATCCGCCGGACCGCGTCACGACAGCTGCTGCGCACCCGTCTGTGGAACGGCAACACCGAGCGCGGCCTTCTCAGCATGTTCCGCCGCGACCCTGAGGAGAACATCCTGCTCTGGCAGACGAGGACGCTGCGCAAATGGAGCGAGCGGATGCCGGTCGTCGAAGAGCGCTTCCCGCACCTGACGATCGTGCGGCTGCGGAATCCGCGCGAGACCGAGCGGTGGTTGCGGGCTCAGGCCTGA
- a CDS encoding isoprenyl transferase, whose amino-acid sequence MTPKPYTHKDAVAYRPLDWTGVQPPAFPKVPEHVAIVMDGNGRWANRRGLNRIEGHKAGEEVLLDVVAGAIQAGVKHLSVYAFSTENWARSPEEVRFLMGYNRDVLHRRRDQLNEWGVRVRWAGRKPRLWGSVIKELQYAEQLTRGNDVLTLTMCVNYGGRVELVDAMRAIASDVAAGRVKPSAITEKTIRRNLYVPDMPDVDLFVRSSGEQRTSNFLLWESAYAEMVFLDTLWPDFSREELWRAIGVYLSRDRRFGGAVDSPDQA is encoded by the coding sequence GTGACCCCGAAGCCGTACACGCACAAGGATGCCGTCGCATACCGTCCGCTGGACTGGACCGGAGTGCAACCTCCCGCGTTCCCGAAGGTTCCCGAGCACGTGGCGATCGTCATGGACGGGAACGGCCGGTGGGCGAACCGCCGGGGACTGAACCGCATCGAGGGGCACAAGGCGGGCGAGGAGGTCCTGCTCGATGTGGTGGCCGGCGCCATCCAGGCCGGTGTGAAACACCTGTCGGTGTACGCGTTCTCGACGGAGAACTGGGCGCGCTCGCCCGAGGAGGTGCGCTTCCTGATGGGGTACAACCGCGATGTCCTGCACCGTCGGCGCGATCAGCTCAACGAGTGGGGTGTGCGGGTGCGCTGGGCGGGGCGGAAGCCGCGCCTGTGGGGCAGTGTGATCAAGGAGCTGCAGTACGCCGAGCAGCTCACCCGCGGCAACGACGTGCTCACCCTCACGATGTGCGTCAATTACGGAGGCCGCGTCGAGCTCGTCGACGCGATGCGGGCGATCGCGTCGGATGTCGCCGCCGGGCGGGTCAAGCCGAGCGCGATCACCGAGAAGACGATCCGGCGCAACCTGTACGTCCCGGACATGCCCGACGTCGATCTGTTCGTGCGCAGCTCGGGGGAGCAGCGGACCTCGAACTTCCTCCTGTGGGAATCGGCTTACGCCGAGATGGTCTTCCTCGACACGCTGTGGCCGGACTTCTCCCGCGAGGAGCTGTGGCGCGCGATCGGCGTGTACCTCTCGCGAGATCGCCGCTTCGGCGGCGCGGTGGATTCGCCCGATCAGGCCTGA
- the recO gene encoding DNA repair protein RecO, giving the protein MPTYRDEAVILRTHKLGEADRIVTMLSRRHGKLRAVAKGVRRTSSKFGSRLEPFMVADVQLYQGRSLDIVQQAESLGSYGAEIAAHYDRFTAANAMVETADRLSDSEATPEQYLLLVGGLRALSRGEHAARSILDSYLLRVMALSGWAPSLGDCARCGAPGPHANFIGQLGGMVCRNDAPAGSPKIAERTIALLRSLMAGEWEIIDAASPVETSAASGLVAAYAQWHLERGIRSLAHLEGNR; this is encoded by the coding sequence GTGCCGACGTACCGAGATGAAGCGGTGATCCTGCGCACTCACAAGCTCGGTGAGGCGGATCGCATCGTCACCATGCTCTCGAGACGACACGGCAAGCTGCGCGCGGTCGCGAAAGGGGTGCGGCGCACCTCGTCGAAGTTCGGCTCGCGCCTCGAACCGTTCATGGTCGCGGACGTGCAGCTGTACCAGGGGCGATCGCTCGACATCGTGCAGCAGGCGGAGTCGCTGGGTTCCTACGGCGCCGAGATCGCCGCGCACTACGATCGGTTCACCGCCGCCAACGCCATGGTCGAGACGGCCGATCGCCTGAGCGATTCCGAGGCGACGCCCGAGCAGTATCTTCTGCTGGTCGGCGGGCTCCGCGCGCTCTCCCGGGGCGAACACGCCGCGCGCAGCATCCTCGACTCCTATCTTCTGCGCGTCATGGCGTTGTCCGGCTGGGCGCCCTCTCTCGGGGACTGCGCCCGGTGCGGTGCACCCGGTCCGCATGCGAACTTCATCGGACAGCTCGGCGGGATGGTGTGCCGGAATGACGCGCCGGCGGGAAGTCCCAAGATCGCAGAACGGACGATCGCATTGCTGCGATCGCTCATGGCGGGGGAGTGGGAGATCATCGACGCGGCTTCTCCGGTCGAGACCTCGGCGGCATCCGGACTCGTCGCCGCCTACGCCCAATGGCACCTCGAGCGCGGCATCCGCTCGCTCGCTCACCTGGAAGGAAACCGGTGA
- a CDS encoding trimeric intracellular cation channel family protein, protein MTEPLFTVPLWADLLGVGLGGVQGAMFASGFQGQRRLDWLGVAIIGIMIGMGGGLIRDILLGVPPASLKSDWYLVTATGAALFGMLLAGLFNRLNKVIVVLDAVVIGMFGAFGTSKAIAFGVPPVPAVFIGACAAVGGGVLRDMLMGLPTAIMHVGSLYAVAAGAGCAFIAIAVQGFGMSVTLAAIIGIVVTAVIRILAVSFDVSLPEQRRLYRRRVAAETGMIPIIKPPAD, encoded by the coding sequence GTGACCGAACCGCTCTTCACCGTTCCGCTCTGGGCTGATCTCCTCGGCGTCGGCCTCGGCGGCGTGCAGGGCGCGATGTTCGCCTCGGGATTCCAGGGGCAGCGACGCCTGGACTGGCTCGGTGTCGCGATCATCGGCATCATGATCGGCATGGGCGGCGGACTCATCCGCGACATCCTGCTCGGGGTACCGCCCGCCTCGCTCAAGAGCGACTGGTACCTGGTGACGGCCACGGGTGCGGCGCTGTTCGGGATGCTGCTGGCCGGACTCTTCAACCGACTCAACAAGGTCATCGTCGTGCTCGATGCCGTCGTCATCGGAATGTTCGGCGCTTTCGGGACGAGCAAGGCGATCGCATTCGGCGTCCCGCCCGTCCCGGCCGTCTTCATCGGCGCATGTGCCGCAGTCGGAGGCGGGGTGCTGCGGGACATGCTGATGGGCCTGCCGACCGCGATCATGCACGTCGGCTCGCTATACGCCGTCGCCGCGGGTGCGGGATGCGCTTTCATCGCGATCGCCGTGCAGGGCTTCGGCATGTCGGTCACCCTCGCCGCGATCATCGGTATCGTCGTCACCGCGGTGATCCGCATCCTCGCCGTGAGCTTCGACGTCTCATTGCCGGAGCAGCGCCGCCTCTACCGGCGCCGTGTAGCCGCGGAGACCGGCATGATCCCCATCATCAAGCCCCCCGCCGACTGA
- the leuA gene encoding 2-isopropylmalate synthase has translation MKNNQRPSSMPIHKYRPYHEQLAVELPDRTWPDARITQAPRWCAVDLRDGNQALIDPMSPERKRVMFELLVGMGYKEIEVGFPSASQTDFDFVRQLIEENLIPDDVTIQVLTQAREHLIERTYESIAGAKQAIVHLYNSTSVLQREVVFRTDKQGIVDIALEGARLCRKFEKTIPDTQVYYEYSPESYTGTELKFAVEVCNQVIEIFEPTPDRKVIINLPATVEMATPNVYADSIEWMSRNLAHRENVILSLHPHNDRGTAIAAAELGYMAGADRIEGCLFGNGERTGNVDLVALGINLFTQGIDPQIDFSDIDQVKRTVEYCNQLPVPERSPWAGDLVFTAFSGSHQDAIKKGFEAMAATAEAEGVTVDEIEWAVPYLPIDPKDLGRSYEAVIRVNSQSGKGGVAYLLKADHAIDLPRKLQIEFSGVVQAKTDAEGGELTSEQIWSIFSDEYLPADDSAAKWGRFELLATQTRSDMSGEVILDVVLRDDEQQLTVAGSGNGPVAAFVEVLREQGFDITVYDYVEHALSAGGDAQAAAYVELQVGDQRLWGVGVDGDISTASLKAIVSGVNRSIRTRAQELAAV, from the coding sequence ATGAAGAACAATCAGCGCCCGTCGTCGATGCCGATTCACAAGTACCGGCCCTACCACGAGCAGCTCGCCGTCGAACTCCCCGACCGCACCTGGCCGGACGCCCGCATCACGCAGGCGCCCAGGTGGTGCGCCGTCGATCTCCGTGACGGCAATCAGGCTCTCATCGACCCGATGTCGCCCGAGCGCAAGCGAGTGATGTTCGAGTTGCTCGTCGGCATGGGGTACAAGGAGATCGAGGTCGGCTTCCCCTCGGCGAGCCAGACCGACTTCGATTTCGTCCGTCAGCTCATCGAAGAGAACCTGATCCCGGACGACGTCACGATCCAGGTGCTGACCCAGGCGCGGGAGCACCTGATCGAGCGCACATACGAGTCGATCGCCGGAGCCAAGCAGGCGATCGTGCACCTGTACAACTCCACCAGCGTGCTGCAGCGCGAGGTCGTGTTCCGCACCGACAAGCAGGGAATCGTCGACATCGCACTCGAAGGTGCTCGACTGTGCCGGAAGTTCGAGAAGACGATTCCCGACACGCAGGTGTACTACGAGTACTCACCCGAGAGCTACACCGGCACCGAGCTGAAGTTCGCGGTCGAGGTCTGCAACCAGGTCATCGAGATCTTCGAGCCGACGCCCGACCGCAAGGTCATCATCAACCTGCCCGCAACCGTCGAGATGGCCACGCCCAACGTGTACGCCGATTCGATCGAATGGATGAGCCGCAACCTCGCCCATCGTGAGAACGTCATCCTGTCGCTGCATCCGCACAACGACCGCGGCACCGCGATCGCCGCGGCCGAGCTCGGCTACATGGCCGGAGCGGACCGCATCGAGGGATGCCTGTTCGGCAATGGCGAGCGCACCGGAAACGTCGACCTCGTCGCGCTGGGCATCAACCTGTTCACGCAGGGCATCGACCCGCAGATCGACTTCAGCGACATCGACCAGGTCAAGCGCACGGTCGAGTACTGCAACCAGCTGCCGGTTCCCGAGCGCAGCCCCTGGGCGGGCGACCTGGTGTTCACCGCGTTCAGCGGCTCGCACCAGGACGCGATCAAGAAGGGCTTCGAGGCGATGGCGGCGACGGCCGAGGCCGAGGGCGTCACGGTCGACGAGATCGAGTGGGCGGTGCCGTACCTGCCGATCGACCCGAAGGATCTCGGACGTTCCTACGAGGCCGTCATCCGCGTCAACTCGCAGTCTGGCAAGGGCGGTGTCGCGTACCTGTTGAAGGCAGACCACGCGATCGATCTGCCCCGCAAGCTGCAGATCGAGTTCTCCGGGGTCGTCCAGGCGAAGACGGATGCCGAGGGCGGCGAGCTGACGAGCGAGCAGATCTGGTCGATCTTCTCCGACGAGTACCTGCCGGCCGACGACTCGGCGGCGAAGTGGGGCCGCTTCGAGCTGCTGGCCACGCAGACGCGCAGCGACATGTCGGGCGAGGTGATCCTCGACGTCGTGCTGCGCGACGACGAGCAGCAGCTGACGGTCGCGGGTTCCGGGAACGGACCCGTCGCGGCGTTCGTCGAGGTGCTCCGTGAGCAGGGCTTCGACATCACCGTGTATGACTACGTGGAGCACGCCCTCAGCGCGGGAGGCGACGCGCAGGCGGCCGCCTATGTCGAGCTGCAGGTCGGCGACCAGCGCCTGTGGGGCGTCGGCGTCGACGGAGACATCTCGACCGCCTCGCTCAAGGCGATCGTGTCGGGTGTGAACCGCTCGATCCGCACCCGCGCGCAGGAGCTCGCCGCCGTCTGA
- a CDS encoding RNA polymerase sigma factor, whose product MKASSEDPNSLRNEVFSRVFDENWAAVRHHVECVVDDDAEVTEIVSEVFFSAWSRLKPHRPLDRAWLLKFADRSLRRRWNRVADRRAVTAAVHAGLSNEDAESGASADHAEVLRALSGLSVRERRIIMLTYWDGLAVGDIAGSMGVSRACADRIHRRAHEKLRRGLGLEGATDAEDH is encoded by the coding sequence ATGAAGGCGAGCAGCGAAGACCCGAACTCGCTGCGCAACGAGGTCTTCTCCCGTGTGTTCGATGAGAACTGGGCTGCCGTCAGACATCACGTCGAATGCGTGGTCGACGACGATGCCGAGGTGACCGAGATCGTCTCAGAGGTCTTCTTCAGCGCGTGGTCGCGACTGAAACCGCACCGACCGCTCGATCGCGCCTGGTTGCTGAAGTTCGCCGATCGGTCTCTGCGCCGGCGATGGAATCGAGTGGCCGACCGCCGCGCGGTGACCGCGGCCGTGCATGCCGGCCTCTCGAACGAGGACGCGGAGAGCGGGGCATCCGCAGATCACGCCGAAGTCCTGAGAGCTCTCTCTGGTCTCAGCGTGCGCGAACGGCGTATCATCATGCTCACGTACTGGGACGGACTCGCGGTGGGGGATATCGCCGGGTCGATGGGTGTTTCCCGTGCCTGTGCGGATCGGATTCATCGTCGCGCACACGAGAAGCTGCGCCGGGGGCTGGGCCTGGAGGGGGCAACTGATGCCGAAGATCACTGA
- the era gene encoding GTPase Era, translating to MTEQARSGFVTFVGRPNVGKSTLTNALVGEKIAIISDKPQTTRRAIRGIVNRPEGQLVIVDTPGIHKPRTLLGERLNDLVEQVLGDVDVIGFCVPATEKVGPGDRRIAASLDGYPRAKKIAIVTKTDAASRDEITERLMEVDSLREDWAAVIPLSALTRDQLEVLSDEVLALMPTGPALYPEGITTDETEEDRIAEIIREAALDGVRDELPHSIAVVVDDIAPREGSDLTDVHASIVVERDSQKAIIIGHKGSRLRDVGAKARGEIEGLLGTRVFLGLHVKVAKEWQRDPKQLGRLGF from the coding sequence ATGACTGAGCAGGCCAGAAGCGGCTTCGTGACCTTCGTCGGACGCCCGAACGTGGGCAAGTCCACCCTGACGAACGCGCTGGTCGGCGAGAAGATCGCGATCATCAGCGACAAGCCGCAGACGACCAGGCGGGCGATCCGCGGCATCGTGAACCGGCCCGAGGGGCAGCTCGTGATCGTCGACACGCCCGGCATCCACAAACCTCGTACGCTGCTCGGCGAGCGGCTGAACGATCTCGTCGAGCAGGTTCTCGGCGATGTCGACGTGATCGGCTTCTGCGTGCCCGCGACCGAGAAGGTGGGCCCCGGCGATCGCCGCATCGCCGCATCGCTCGACGGGTATCCGCGGGCGAAGAAGATCGCGATCGTGACCAAGACGGATGCCGCGAGCCGCGATGAGATCACGGAACGGCTGATGGAGGTCGATTCGCTGCGCGAGGACTGGGCCGCCGTCATCCCGCTGTCGGCGCTCACGCGTGACCAGCTCGAGGTGCTGTCCGACGAGGTGCTGGCGCTCATGCCGACCGGCCCCGCTCTCTACCCCGAGGGGATCACGACCGACGAGACAGAAGAGGACCGCATCGCGGAGATCATCCGAGAGGCCGCCCTCGACGGAGTGCGCGACGAGCTTCCGCACTCGATCGCCGTGGTCGTCGACGACATCGCTCCCCGTGAGGGAAGCGATCTCACCGACGTGCACGCGTCGATCGTGGTCGAACGCGACAGCCAGAAGGCCATCATCATCGGTCACAAGGGCTCGCGCCTGCGTGATGTCGGGGCGAAGGCTCGCGGCGAGATCGAAGGACTGCTCGGCACCCGTGTGTTCCTCGGACTGCACGTCAAGGTCGCCAAGGAGTGGCAGCGCGATCCGAAGCAGCTCGGCCGACTCGGATTCTGA
- a CDS encoding hemolysin family protein: MTVAFLLIGAVLLVAFGGLMAAIDAAFGVRSRADLEEMGSEGRNAHQLARIAADPEAHVNAVAFIRVLSETTAAVLVTVAFSNLFENIWWAMLAAAVLMTGITFVLVGASPRTFGRHHADRMLRACAPVVRGVRIILGPLAQGLVVLGNRVTPGAGRSTFSSEEQLLSMVDEAASNALIEEDDRDLIHSVFDFTDQFVRAVMVPRTEMVAVDATATTSEAMALFLNRGVSRMPVVDDEADDVVGVLYLKDLVQFAFRDESAWRAASIRPISRPATFVPESMRAETLLQQMKRDAVHVCLVIDEHGGISGLVTLEDLIEELVGEIADEYDQVSAEVVDLGEGRYRVSARLPLEDVGDLFGLELEDEDVDSIGGLLGKTLGQVPQPGAAAVVDGLLLTGGASRGRGRGIATVFVERAPGAPDEGEADDD; encoded by the coding sequence ATGACCGTCGCCTTCCTCCTGATCGGCGCCGTGCTGCTGGTCGCCTTCGGCGGTCTGATGGCGGCGATCGACGCCGCGTTCGGGGTGAGGTCGCGCGCCGACCTGGAGGAGATGGGATCCGAGGGGCGCAACGCGCATCAGCTGGCGCGCATCGCCGCCGATCCTGAAGCCCACGTGAACGCGGTCGCCTTCATCCGCGTGCTGTCAGAGACGACGGCCGCCGTGCTGGTCACCGTCGCATTCTCGAACCTCTTCGAGAACATCTGGTGGGCGATGCTCGCCGCCGCCGTCCTCATGACCGGCATCACCTTCGTGCTCGTCGGCGCCAGCCCGCGCACCTTCGGTCGTCATCATGCGGATCGGATGCTGCGCGCTTGCGCACCTGTCGTGCGCGGAGTGCGGATCATCCTCGGCCCGCTTGCGCAGGGTCTGGTCGTGCTCGGCAACCGGGTGACGCCGGGCGCCGGACGCAGCACCTTCAGCTCCGAGGAGCAGCTGCTGAGCATGGTCGACGAGGCGGCGTCGAACGCCCTCATCGAAGAGGACGATCGGGATCTCATCCATTCGGTCTTCGATTTCACGGATCAGTTCGTGCGCGCGGTGATGGTGCCGCGCACCGAGATGGTCGCGGTCGACGCCACGGCGACGACGAGCGAAGCGATGGCGCTGTTCCTGAACCGGGGTGTGTCTCGGATGCCCGTCGTCGATGATGAGGCCGACGATGTCGTGGGCGTTCTCTATCTCAAGGATCTGGTGCAGTTCGCCTTCCGCGACGAGAGCGCCTGGCGCGCCGCATCGATTCGGCCGATATCACGCCCCGCCACGTTCGTCCCCGAGTCGATGCGCGCCGAGACCCTCTTGCAGCAGATGAAGCGCGATGCCGTGCACGTGTGCCTCGTGATCGATGAGCACGGCGGCATCTCGGGCCTCGTCACCCTGGAGGATCTGATCGAGGAGCTCGTCGGTGAGATCGCGGACGAGTACGATCAGGTGTCGGCGGAAGTCGTCGATCTCGGCGAGGGCAGGTACCGCGTGAGCGCCCGCCTTCCGCTGGAGGATGTCGGCGATCTGTTCGGACTCGAACTCGAAGACGAGGACGTCGACTCGATCGGCGGGCTGCTGGGTAAGACGCTCGGACAGGTTCCGCAGCCGGGAGCCGCAGCGGTCGTCGACGGCCTCCTGCTCACGGGCGGGGCGTCGAGAGGGCGCGGCCGTGGAATCGCGACCGTGTTCGTGGAGAGGGCGCCCGGAGCGCCCGATGAAGGAGAAGCAGACGATGACTGA
- the ybeY gene encoding rRNA maturation RNase YbeY — protein MIEINNESAIDVDETVLQRLTDFNLAQLHVSPDAEVAIVLVDEGAMEALHVQWMDEPGPTDVLSFPMDELRPGTEDRQTAPGLLGDIVLCPQVAETQAQAAGHTLMDELILLTTHGLLHLLGFDHAEPDEEREMFGLQKELIQGFAAAERRR, from the coding sequence ATGATCGAGATCAACAACGAGTCGGCGATCGATGTCGACGAGACCGTGCTGCAGCGGCTGACCGACTTCAACCTCGCCCAGCTGCACGTCAGCCCCGACGCCGAAGTGGCGATCGTGCTCGTCGACGAGGGCGCGATGGAAGCCCTGCACGTGCAGTGGATGGACGAGCCGGGCCCGACCGATGTCCTGAGCTTCCCGATGGACGAGCTGCGCCCGGGTACGGAGGACCGTCAGACGGCCCCCGGTCTGCTCGGCGACATCGTGCTGTGCCCGCAGGTCGCCGAGACGCAGGCGCAGGCCGCGGGCCACACGCTGATGGACGAGCTGATCCTGCTCACGACCCACGGACTTCTGCACCTGCTCGGCTTCGATCACGCCGAACCCGACGAGGAGCGTGAGATGTTCGGTCTGCAGAAGGAGCTCATCCAGGGGTTCGCTGCGGCTGAACGCCGACGATGA
- a CDS encoding PhoH family protein, with protein sequence MVQLLGPQDRLLRMLEKEHPDVQVLVRGNEITLTGEAAAVAAARRLVDELLTMTRNGHDLAPSDVTSSAQMLRRDGGPRPSEVLGEAILSTRGKVIRPKTPGQKEYVDAIEENTIVFGIGPAGTGKTYLAMAKAVQALQRKEVTRIILTRPAVEAGERLGFLPGTLTDKIDPYLRPLYDALNEMMDPEIVPRLMATGTIEVAPLAYMRGRTLNDSFVVLDEAQNTTPEQMKMFLTRLGFGTKMVVTGDITQVDLPQGSSGLRLVTRVLNDIDDIHFSRLTSEDVVRHSLVGRIVDAYSEYDEKRTAQRFEREQAAEFANRADRRGAQRPGPRDRMPKRGLS encoded by the coding sequence ATGGTCCAGCTGCTCGGTCCGCAGGATCGGCTGCTGCGGATGCTCGAGAAGGAGCATCCCGACGTGCAGGTGCTCGTGCGTGGCAACGAGATCACCTTGACGGGCGAGGCGGCAGCGGTCGCCGCGGCCCGACGACTGGTCGACGAGCTGCTCACCATGACCAGGAACGGGCACGACCTGGCGCCCAGCGATGTCACGAGCTCGGCGCAGATGCTGCGTAGAGACGGCGGCCCCCGGCCGAGCGAAGTGCTCGGCGAGGCGATCCTGTCCACGCGGGGCAAGGTGATCCGACCGAAGACCCCGGGTCAGAAGGAGTACGTCGACGCGATCGAGGAGAACACGATCGTATTCGGGATCGGCCCCGCCGGCACCGGCAAGACGTACCTCGCCATGGCGAAGGCCGTGCAGGCGCTGCAACGCAAAGAGGTCACGCGCATCATCCTCACGCGTCCCGCCGTCGAGGCGGGCGAGAGACTCGGATTCCTCCCCGGCACGCTGACCGACAAGATCGATCCCTACCTGCGGCCGCTGTACGACGCGCTCAACGAGATGATGGATCCCGAGATCGTGCCGCGGCTGATGGCCACGGGGACGATCGAGGTCGCCCCCCTCGCCTACATGCGCGGGCGCACGCTGAACGACTCCTTCGTCGTGCTCGACGAGGCGCAGAACACCACGCCCGAGCAGATGAAGATGTTCCTCACCCGTCTGGGCTTCGGCACGAAGATGGTCGTCACCGGCGACATCACCCAGGTCGACCTGCCCCAGGGATCCTCCGGGCTCCGCCTGGTGACTCGCGTGCTGAACGACATCGACGACATCCACTTCTCCCGGCTGACGAGTGAGGACGTCGTGCGTCACTCGCTCGTCGGACGCATCGTCGACGCGTACAGCGAGTACGACGAGAAGCGCACGGCGCAGCGCTTCGAGCGCGAGCAGGCGGCCGAGTTCGCCAACCGCGCCGATCGCCGGGGCGCACAGCGCCCCGGCCCCAGAGACCGGATGCCGAAACGAGGACTCTCATGA
- a CDS encoding HIT domain-containing protein — translation MSEPSIFTRILTGDIPGEILLETERIFAIRDINPQAPLHVLIIPKTEDYRDVTELAAGDPDLLAEMVAVAQRLADEHANGEYRLIFNKGASAAQSVFHVHAHVLGNFEENKLVGF, via the coding sequence ATGAGCGAGCCTTCGATCTTCACGCGCATACTCACCGGCGACATCCCCGGCGAGATCCTGCTGGAGACCGAGCGCATCTTCGCGATCCGCGACATCAACCCGCAGGCTCCGCTGCACGTCCTGATCATTCCGAAGACAGAGGACTATCGAGATGTCACCGAGCTCGCAGCCGGTGACCCCGATCTGCTCGCCGAGATGGTGGCGGTCGCCCAGCGACTGGCCGACGAGCACGCCAACGGCGAGTACCGGCTGATCTTCAACAAGGGCGCCAGTGCCGCCCAGTCCGTCTTCCACGTGCACGCCCATGTGCTCGGCAACTTCGAGGAGAACAAGCTCGTTGGCTTCTGA